Sequence from the Thermotoga sp. SG1 genome:
TGGAAACGAGACAGAAGAGACTTCCGAGACTGAATAAACTCCTGTTTCAATACTTCCTTAGAGGTATGGAAACAGAATCTTTCCTTTCCTCGTTTCAATCTCTTCTCGGTAAGAACTCCCAGTAATTTTTCAAGCCAGGATGTTTCTTTTTTTTATTTGACAAATATATGCAAAATGTATATAATTTCTTTGAGGTGAAAACCATGAGAAAAGTGTGCTGGTGTTGGTGGTGTGGTTATTAATGCTCCCTCCCTATTGCAAAAAGATAAAAAACAGGCTTGGGAGGGAGATTGGAATGGAATCCAAGAACACTCCGGTGATTGGAAAAGATGTCCTTGGACGAGAAGTGCGTGATCTTTCTAAAATTCCCTGGTGGGGTGTAGATAGAAAAGCAATAGAGTGGTATCCAGTCATCGACTACGACAAATGCACATCGTGTGGCATTTGCTTTGTAACTTGTGGAAGGCGAGTATTTGACTTTGACAGAAAAGAAGGGAAAGTGATGGTAGCATGTCCTTACAATTGCATGGTTGCATGTCAGACATGTATGAATCTTTGTCCAACAGAAGCAATAAGTTTTCCTGATGTTTCTTACATAAAGAAATTGGTCGCACAGAATAAAATCGTAAAAAAGCTTTTGAAATTATAAAACCCCTGCTCTCTGATGAACATCTATCAACAAAAGAAACGGAAACTAATCCTGAACCATGGAGGAGGTGAAGCGATGATCATTGTTATTCCCGTTTCCGAAAACAAGGGAAAAGACTCTCCCATCTCGGAACACTTCGGAAGAGCCCCCTATTTTGCGTTCATGAAAGTGGAAGATGGTAAAATACTGGATATCTTTGTTGAAGAAAACCCCTTCGCGCAGGATCATGTTGCCGGTGCTGTTCCGAATTTTGTGAGGCAAAAAGGAGCAGACCTTGTCATAGCAAGAGGAATTGGAAAGAAAGCAGTTTCTGTTTTTGAATCCTCCGGTGTAAAAGTAATAAGAGGAGCTTCAAGAACAGTGGAGGAAGTAGTGAGAAAATACCTGAGTGGAGAGTAGAAGGATTCAGATTACAAAGGTCATCATCATTGAAATCAAAGAGGGGCCAAAGCCCCTCTTTTTCACTCTAGATCTTTCAGTATTGCTTCCAGTCTTTTGATGCGTTCTATGTTGCTTTCCAGCCTCTCTTTTGTCTCTTCGACCACTTCTTCGGGGGCTTTTTCCAGGAAGTCCTTGTTGGAAAGTTTCTTTTCGAGGCGATCGATCTCTTTCTTGATTTTTTCCATATTCTGTTTCAATCTCTCTTTTTCTTTTTCGAAATCAATCAGGCCACCAAGATTGACGTACACTTCCACGTTTTCCTCAACGTATGCGGTTGCTGTTTTTTGAGGCTTTTCATTCACAATGGTTATCTCTTCTATGTTTCCGAGACTCTTGAGGAGAAGATCCATTTCATTCGTGATTTCAAGTCCTTTTACGAAAATTTTCACTCTCTGAGACTGGGGAAGGTTCATCTCCGCCCTCACGTTTCTGACACCACGAATCATGTTCATGAGCCTTGTGAATTCTTTCTCCGCTGTTTCATCGATGTGTTCTTCTTCCACTTCGGGCCATTTTGCTATCGTTATCGATTCACCATCAACGGGGAGTTTTTGCCAGAGTTCTTCTGTGAGAAACGGCATGAACGGGTGAAGGAGTCTCAGAGAGGTATCGAGTGTTTTCACCAGAATCGTTTGAACAAGGTGCCTTTCCCCTGTTTTGAGTCTTGGTTTTGATGCTTCTATGTACCAGTCACAGAACTCATCCCAGAAGAAGTTGTATACGGCTCTTGCCGCTATGTTGAAGTCGTAATTCTCCAGGGCACTGGTCACCTCTTTGACCGTTTTGTTGAGTCTTGCGAGTATCCACTTGTCCACTGTCTTGAGGTTTTCAAGTGGAACTTCTCTGTAATCTTCAAGGTTCATCAAGACGAATCTTGTGGCATTCCATATCTTGTTTGCAAACTTCTTGTAGGCGTCAAAGTACCTTGGATCGAGTTTTATGTCCCTTCCCTGAGCGGCAAGAATGGCAAGGGTGAACCTCATGGGATCTGCTCCATACTCATCTATCACTTCAAGAGGATCGATACCGTTTCCAAGGGACTTGCTCATCTTTCTTCCATATTTGTCTCTGACCAGTTGGTGAATGTACACGTGACTGAACGGTTTTTCGTTCATGAACTCGTACCCCATCATGATCATTCTTGCGACCCAGAAGAAGATGATGTCAAATCCTGTGACGAGAAGATCCGTTGGATAGTATCTATTGAGATCTTCCGTTTCCTCGGGCCAGCCAAGCGTTGAAAAGGGCCAGAGAGCAGAAGAAAACCACGTGTCGAGTACGTCTTCGTCCTGTTTCAGATTGGTGGAA
This genomic interval carries:
- a CDS encoding NifB/NifX family molybdenum-iron cluster-binding protein → MIIVIPVSENKGKDSPISEHFGRAPYFAFMKVEDGKILDIFVEENPFAQDHVAGAVPNFVRQKGADLVIARGIGKKAVSVFESSGVKVIRGASRTVEEVVRKYLSGE
- a CDS encoding ferredoxin family protein, whose product is MESKNTPVIGKDVLGREVRDLSKIPWWGVDRKAIEWYPVIDYDKCTSCGICFVTCGRRVFDFDRKEGKVMVACPYNCMVACQTCMNLCPTEAISFPDVSYIKKLVAQNKIVKKLLKL